The DNA window TatgaaacaaactaaatggACCAATAAGGAACACATCTCTTAAAGTGTTGGTGACACCCAATCAAGAGGAGTCTACACCCTACTTACACCTGGATTAAAACACATACTCCACTGcaacacttgtttttttggcttttgtaaatatattttattgaacatgttttttttgttacacTGAATGTGTAGTTCAATAAGACATTGTTGCCTTAGAGCTTCTGCATAAATACATTAGTTACAAACCGTGATAAAAACCAGTGCAAAGCAGATGCCAGGTTGATTAGAGTCAATGTGTCCTGTCTTCAGGTTGGTAGAGCTGCCCGACCGTCACCACAGAGCTGTTGTACCTGAGTAAAAACATATGATTATAGTCACTTTCTCAGCACAAAACGTTTTTCTTCTAgttgaaactgtgaaaatgagACATTTCTTGGTCTGATGTTACCTGAACGCAGCATCAGTCCCTGAGGTGTTTTACCTGGAGAAGTGAGACGAGCGATGAGCCATCAGTGCCGTCTGgctgagaggagcagaggagggagaggtggagtCCTGACTGTGGCAGAGACGCTCCCgaccacaaagacacaaagactcCTCTTGAGGGACCACGGGGATCCCTGCCAGATCCGCgttctgaaacacacacacacaatgaatggGACTGAGCAGCCCATggtgcaggtgtgtttgtgtccttcGGTGGTACCTGCCTTCTTCAGGAGCCGTTGGTTCTTCATGTCCTGCTTCCATGGCATCACATACAGTTTGGGGATCATGGGATGTCGGGCTGAGAACGTTGGGATGTGGGAGCAGGGTCGACTTGGAgtgaaaatgaacatgaaaagaGAGCTAATCTTAAAAAAAGCTGTGGTTCTGATATCTGCTGTTGGTCTGCATCCGTTTCCAAATGagccaaaaataaaattttctctgttctgttctgtacctTTAACATCACACCTGAATCCATTTGACTCAATTATGCTAAAACTGAAATGACTTACTCATGTTGGTGAGAGCTCCCTGCAGCATCAGCCATGTTTGTTGACTGTCAGTCACCTTAGAAACGCACCCAGTGCATCATGGGTCTTGGATAGAATTACAGGCAGACTTCTCTGAACAGTCTTTGATGGTaaacagatgtaaaaatgaCTTAGACACTGTGTTAAACACTGATTTGACTGCAGCGTCCTGATGAATCACACAATGAGTCTGCTTGTTaggttttgttgttatttagtaattcagttattttcagaatgaatgttttctgaatgaaataaactgaactgcCAATAGAGAataattttgtgtttctgctttaaatgtataaaagtgtttttattgcacAGTGTCTTGTGATTTAATGGATCatattaatgtttgtatttactTGTTGGATTATTGGTTTTAATGAGAATGTATTGTGAAGGTGTGGAGCCCAGGAAGAGAACCAGC is part of the Anabas testudineus chromosome 9, fAnaTes1.2, whole genome shotgun sequence genome and encodes:
- the LOC113150989 gene encoding testis-expressed protein 43; this translates as MADAAGSSHQHDRPCSHIPTFSARHPMIPKLYVMPWKQDMKNQRLLKKNADLAGIPVVPQEESLCLCGRERLCHSQDSTSPSSAPLSQTALMAHRSSHFSRYNSSVVTVGQLYQPEDRTH